One genomic region from Drosophila subpulchrella strain 33 F10 #4 breed RU33 chromosome 2R, RU_Dsub_v1.1 Primary Assembly, whole genome shotgun sequence encodes:
- the LOC119551181 gene encoding uncharacterized protein LOC119551181, with translation MAITAAATSAGETAANELNKYCCCAEKQQQRQQQQQRRQQHQQIKGRQKARDVRDV, from the coding sequence ATGGCAAtaactgcagcagcaacatcagcagggGAGACAGCGGCAAACGAGCTAAACAAGTATTGCTGCTGTGCCGagaagcagcagcaacggcagcagcaacagcaacgacggcagcaacatcagcagatAAAAGGCAGACAAAAGGCACGAGATGTGAGAGACGTCTAG